The following are encoded together in the Brassica napus cultivar Da-Ae chromosome A9, Da-Ae, whole genome shotgun sequence genome:
- the LOC106434897 gene encoding glutathione S-transferase U25: MADEVILLDYWPSMFGMRTRVALEEKNIKFDYREQDLFNKSPILLEMNPVHKKIPVLIHNGKPVCESLIQVEYIDETWPGGNPFLPSDPYQRAQAKFWGDFIDKKVYGPTRLIWGAKGEEQEAGTKEFIEMLKMLESELGDKTYFGGETFGYVDIAMIGFYCWFDVLEKCGNFSIEAECPKLIAWAKRCMKRERVAKSLPDSNKITKFVPELKKKIGIE, encoded by the exons ATGGCGGACGAGGTGATTCTGCTGGATTACTGGCCGAGTATGTTCGGAATGAGGACGAGGGTTGCTCTAGAGGAGAAGAACATCAAGTTCGACTACAGAGAACAAGATCTATTCAATAAGAGCCCGATTCTCCTCGAGATGAACCCGGTTCATAAGAAAATCCCGGTTCTCATCCACAATGGTAAACCGGTTTGTGAATCTCTCATCCAGGTCGAGTACATCGACGAGACTTGGCCAGGGGGCAACCCATTCCTTCCTTCTGATCCTTACCAAAGAGCTCAGGCCAAGTTTTGGGGAGATTTCATCGACAAAAAG GTGTATGGTCCAACGAGGTTGATCTGGGGAGCGAAAGGAGAGGAGCAAGAGGCGGGGACGAAGGAGTTCATTGAGATGCTCAAGATGCTAGAGTCTGAGCTTGGAGACAAGACTTACTTTGGAGGCGAAACATTCGGTTATGTGGATATAGCTATGATTGGATTCTACTGCTGGTTCGACGTTTTGGAGAAGTGTGGGAATTTTAGCATCGAAGCAGAGTGTCCAAAGCTGATTGCTTGGGCTAAAAGGTgtatgaagagagagagagtggctAAGTCTCTTCCTGATTCAAACAAGATCACTAAGTTCGTTCCTGagctaaagaaaaaaattggcaTCGAGTAG